cttagagactgctggcagcggACCACCAGATagagatgatgtactatgcttcatAGTGTGTCATTTgccctgatgccatccactccaaccaggggccctccccttgggtgccacccagcctcagcaaaagccacctggcaggatggccattgctgggagtccctaCTCCCCAGGGCgacgggcatctactccatggcatgcatggggagttaatggtgcaggcatcagcagagtggtccctgtgttgtcaggggggctacaaccaacggggtacatggtggccccaccacaatggactggctaccgttctGCAtacgaggtgcaaagaattccatggtccttgtcggcacagaaaacgacactgcatagtggatggaggaaaatgcacccaggaaggtgtcctcgctcaagagatggaggatgaataggactgcaatgccacgacgagtgtgggctaaagatctcaatgcatgatggacacgatgcaccatgtaaggcgcccttccccaatgggctcactcttcgggaaaattttgaaaaatggacgtcaaaccctacaggggaccatcacataaaggccgaaaggtgtgagactacttttagtcgcctcttacaacaagcAGGAACACCAAGGGCCTGTTCGGGGGCCCGCAGGGGGAGCAGACAAACCTGATTCCACTTCCTACATGGAGAACAGAAGGTTATAGACTTCTTCATTATGCAagaagaaattgagcttcctcataTCTGCAGTCCTATggaacacctgaaaagcaggagcttGTTTGGATAATGTAGTAACAATAAAGAAGTGCTCAGCTAAAACCTGAGTCACATCTTCTGGCATGTCCACCACAACCCCATTACTTGACAAGGCTGTAAGGGGTCATGTAATATCCTTGCCTGAAATCTGTTTTACTGATTCCCAACTTGCGCAGTGAAAGTGCACTGATTAATGGAAATAGTGAATTtcctccaggaagccctcttccgtTATTTTATCAGTCGCCTCGCATGTGCTCTCGCAGATCTGAAGGCATGAAGATTGTCTGTTGTTGGAGAGTTAATTCCACAAAGCTGTTTATCTGGCCCTGATTACCAATtgacagccgtcattccaccaaggtacaggttgtCATCTAAGGTAGTTACTAAACCTGGGGATGGACTCTGTGGCAGCCCATTGGATCTGACAAGTGATATGGGCCACCGCCTCCTGTggacaatccttttgttcaaaaatagcctgtcgacTCTACTATAACCAATTTGACCTTTATATCATCCAACTGTGTGGTCTCCTGTCAGCTACTGTCCTAGTTGGCAGACgaatccacactgggaagtggtcactagaatgtaaatctggaaCCACTGCCCACTGAAATGAGTCTGCAATATCTGGGAaacaaaaacaaaggtcaatggctgaccctgaagctgtggaaAAGTGTGTCATTCAGAAGGCAGAGATTCTCAGAATGGACGAATCGCTTGATCATCTGACCACTGGAGCAAGTGGTACCtgagccccacagcacattgtgtgcatttAAGACCTCCACAAGTAAGAATGGAGGAGGGAGTGCCCAGAAGAGTCCTGCCAGTGCGTCTGCATCCAAAGCCTCATTGGGGGAGctacaaagaacacactgtgatattaaagggtgcGAGATCTTCCACAGCAATTGCTTGCATGGTCGTGGTGAGACGGACAGGAGATGCGTTGCATCTGCCATCAATGAAacagccactccacctttagccctgtctcTAGTAGTATTGTCCTTCTAGTATGTGTGGTAGCCCTGTACTGCAGGTGTGTAGGTGACTAAGAtgtgtttcttgtaagcagatgcagaacagTTTCTCCTGGACCAGTAGATGCAATTCTTCCAAATATGAGCAATATCCatcaaattccactgcaacactgTGAAAGCCATTGGTTAGCTATGGTTGTTCTTGTCTTTCTCCCTCACAGGCGCTGATTTACTGGGGAGGTCAGGCGGAACATTAGCGGGTTCCTCACTCTCCGGTTCCTCCCTTTGGAAGTCCTGAAGAGCATAGTCCCGTAAGAAAGCGAGAGAGTTCACCGATCTGAAGGTTTAACTATCATTTTCTTGGATATAAAACTACATTTTCCTTTACTGATGGGAGGAGGTGGTTGCCTGAGTTGTAGAgatggcttagttggcttctgATGTTGGATAGTGGAATGTGTCTTACGTGGTAAGCCTATTGCTGATGGCTTCTGAACAACTTCAGTTTCAAGTGGAGCATTTCTCCCACAGATACACTGACAAGTGCAAGTACTTGTACTTAAATCTCtggtctgagtttgtgtggaggcatcacacttaGCAACTGGCGTcttatggggtgatgcaaaagaaGTATTACAAGCCAGTGGttgcatagctttgaaagcttttttagcttcaccatagggtTTGCATCTCTTtactttcaactcctgaattttcctttcctcgttgtaAACATCACgctttctgctccacactgggtgatccccCGAGCAGTTTACGCATTtcggaggaagtgtacaagaattgcctgattcgtgatctgagcctccacaattgccaGATGTAGCCTTCCCATTGCATCCCATTGCGGTATGGTCAAATCTTTGACACTTGTTGAATCGCACTGGGTTAGAAACAAACAGGCGAACCTTAAGACggatatagcctgcaaggatatgttcaggtaattctagagtactaaacgttagaataaatgatgccgatttttccaatttgccattgGCTCTCCTCATATAGCTCAGCACTTCAGTGATGCCCATATTTTTCGATTCTTCACGTAACTCCACAGGGTCCACCTCCATTATATTGGAGCAGGTAACCACGCCTTTACTAAAGTTAAGGGTGTTATGCCACTCAGCGTCAACTGGTTAGTCACCTAAGGTATTACACCCCAGAAGCTTAGATATACAATTTGAATTAGCAGTctcaactagaagtgttccattatGAAGCCGTTTGACACTTTTTAGAGACGCAGCAATACCTTCCGATGTTTTGTGAATATAGAAAGGTGAGATCTTCTCAAAAGGTCCCCCTGTTtgcttgattacaatgaaagtgttatggcacactaatgccctaTTACTATGATTCTGAGACTTCTGTTTGCAAGAACTGACCAGCTGAGCTCTCTTTAAGGAGTGGGTGTAGGTACGACCTGACAGTACGCTCGTcctattagtagtagtagtttgaTGAGATCGTTCCATAGGGATTCCACGAGACACTAGGGAAACAACCGTTGATCCAGGCAGAGCCCTGCTTGCCTGAGGAAGCCTTATACAACTAGAgggtggcaggtgccccagaggttgcctgctagagactgttttacctcaacagccattcacccCGTAAGCATGTAGCACACCTTGAGGATGACATTTTTTTAACAGAGGTGTGTACCTTCCTTGCAGTCCAGGTGGTGAAGCCAAGACCCCCCATCTacgaaacacacaacattccactgctggGCGgtatggtggtcgctgaagcaaactcagagcttacagtgacagaggGCTGATGGCAATTACCAGTcaagctcaggaaccccggggtcaccAAGCCCATACTCAGAAAGCGAATGCTGGGTCCCTGAGGGGTCTAGGGTGAAAGCTTCATTGTCAACCCTACAATATTTAGGTCCTTTCTGAATGTGATAAGCAATATGTATTCCATGCTTCTCTAGGTTACAGCACAGCATATCTGTCTGTAAGGTCCCACTGGAAGAAGACACCTCGAATCCTTTTGAATttgttatggttggttggttggtttgtgggattaaagggaccaggctgcttcggtcatcggtccctttttccagaaaacaaaaaccacccacagagaataaaaaacgaacaacagagAAGACTGtagatgacacaggacaagaaagactcagacagagatcagacgaaacaaattaaaatcacacagagtgtgaagttggttggccgaccatagagtgtaaaaaggaaaagccaaccactgagaacacattaaaaactcagtgtaaaaaccgtaggccaaaggccagaatcaacacaaaacaataaaataaaacaaacactcagattaaatgagaaaaaccccctgcccgaataaaacgcaaaactaagccagccatagcagggtcatcagttaaaagggcagggagtgtatcaggcagcgctaatgactgcctgagcacagctaaaaggcgacactccaacaaaatgtggaccacagataaACGGAGCCACAGCGACATAGAGGTAGGTCCTCACGGCgtaataagtggccgtgcgtcagccaagtgtgcccaatgcgcagtcgGCAGAGGGCAACAGACTCCTGGCGGCAGACCCGCACGGACGACCACCACACAAGTCGTCGTCGCCTTGATAGGGCGAAGTTTGTTTGGCatgggcaggttgcgccattcagtgtcccagaggTCGAAAATTTTGCAGCGTAAgattgcccgcaaatcagtcgccgggaggccaatctccagagatggtgcgtctggtggcctctttcgccaggcggtcaactttttcattgccgggtatcccaacacggcctggggtccacacaaagaccacagagcggccgcaacgtgcaagagtatgcagggactcctggataacTATcgccagacgagaacgagggaaacactggtcgagaactcgtaaaccgctcagcGAAtcactacagatcacgaaggactcacctgagcaggagcggatttactctagggcacaaaagatggcgaccagctcagcagtgtgaacgctgcagccagccggcaatgaacgttgttcggaatggtccaccagagttagcgcataaccgacacgaccggcaaccatcgagccgtcagtgtaaacaatgccagagccctgatacattgcGAGAATGGAAAGAAAGTGACGGCGGaaagcctccggagggactgagtccttcgggccctgtgccaattccagctgaaggcgagggcaaggcacacaccatggggtgtacgcagaggtgccctgaAAGGAGacggaagaggtaaagccccaagcccagagagaagctctcggacgcagACCGCCatcgtacatccagccctgggccgacattctggaagatggacgtgcgactgtgggaataggagacgatagttaggatgtccgggcaagctaaaaacattggcagcataagcagccagtaactGTTGGTGTCGTAActcagtggagggacacctgcctccactagtatgctatCCACAGGGCTGGTaaggaaagcaccagtggcaaggcgtaccCCGCTGTGGAGGACTGGGTCCAGCAcacgcaacgcagatggggatgctgagccataagccaggctcccataatccagacgggactggattaatgcctggtagagccgtaacagggtagattggtcggcgccccagcgggtgtggctcaagcatcgcagagcatttagatgccgccaacacatctgtttaagctgccaaatatgaggcagccaagtcaaccgggcatcaaaaaccacacccaaaaacctatgtgactccaccacagcaagatgttcgccatcaagataaagccgcggctcccgGTGAACAGTGCgttgccggcagaaatgcataacgcaggtcttggctgccgaaaactggaacccatgagctgcagtccaagactgcgccttacggatagcgccctctAGCTGACGCtctgcagctgcaatgccaatagagctgtagtaaaggcagaagtcgtcagcatacaaggacgctgagacagacgttcccaccgccgcagcaagcccgttaatgtctattaaaaacaggcagacacttaaaacagatccctgtggcacactgttctcctgaactcgggaggaactatgggaggccgcgacttgcacgcgaaaggtacgatacgacagaaaatttcggataaagatcggcagagggccccgaagaccccatccatgaagcatagAAAGTATGTGACGacaccatgtcgtatcgtacgccttccgtaggtcgaaaaagacagcgacaagGTCCTGacagcgggcaaaggcagtacggatggccgactccaggctcaacagattgtcggtggcagagcggcctttacggaacccaccctgagacggagccagaaggccccgagactccagtacccaattcaagcaccggctcaccatccgttcaagaagcttgcaaagaacgttggtgaggctaatggggcggtagctgtccacctccaaacggctcttgcccggtttcaaaacggggatgacaatgctttcccgccattgcgacggaaactcaccctcgacccaaatacggttgtaaaggtcgaggaggcgtcgcttgcagtctaCTGAAAGGTgttagtggatgcgatctggcccaggagcggtatcagggcaagcggtgagggcactgtgaaattcccactcactgaatggagcattgtgggATTCAGGATGGTAGGTGCAAAAacaaaggctccgacgttccatccggtctttaatggagcggaaggccagtgggtaattcgcagaagcggaatttAGAGCGAAATGCTCTGCCAAGTGgttggcaattacgtcggagtcagtacaaaccactccattcagtgagagcgcagggacgctgacaggggtccgatagccatagaggtgtCGAATCTTAGCCCAGATCtgtgatggagtgacatggaggccaatggtggacacttaccgctcccagcactcctgcttgcgttggtggacaaggcggcgggctcgcgcacgcagccgtttgaaggcgataaggtgttcgatggagggatgtcgcttgtgacgctggagcgcctgccgacgatctttaatcgcttcagcgatctcaggcgaccaccaaggcacagtccgccgccgaggggacccagaagaatggggaatggcagattctgtggcagtaacgatgccggtagtgaccgattgaaccaccgcatcaatgtcatcattagagagaggggCTCAATAGTGGCAGTGGaagaaaacaagtcccagtcagccttattcatagcccacctgcaagggcgcccagaagactgacgctgtggcagtgacaggaagatcggaaagtggtcactaccacacaggtcgtcatgcactctccattggacagactgtaagaggctagggctgcagatcaaaaggtcgatggcggagtacatgccatgcgccacactgaagtgtgtgaaggaaccatcatttaaaagcgaaagatcgagccgtgacaataaatgctcaatggtggcgcctcgacctgtcgccactgacccaccccacagagggttatgggcgttggagtcgcccagtaacaagaaaggtggcggcaattgggctatcagtgcagctaGGACATGCTgcacgacatcaccatccggtggaaggtaaagactgcagacggtaacagcctgtggcgtccacacccgaacagcgacagcctctaaatgtgtttttagagggacagactcgctgtgaagagagttaaggacatagatgcagacgccaccagacaacctttcataagcagcccggttcttataataaccccgatagccacggagggcagaggttcacattgctggaaaccaagtttcctgaagagcaatgcagaagaaagggtgaaggctgacaagttggcggagctcagctagatggtggaagaaaccgctgcagttccactggaggatgatattgtccatgactgagaaaggcgtgaagggactggaaaggcagattacgccactgtatcacctgctgcctccaatggAGCACCTGTGCgagtgctatccatggcgtctgagggaccggcgagatcaaggtcctcagcggacaccagaatctccacctcgtcctcagacgcagagctggaaggttgcggtagggtggctgccaccgcgagttccttgggcttagagctcttcttcttgggTTTCTCATGCTGCTCCTTGGGTTGCACTAGCTGgaagggcttcaccgattcagtcttcGGGACGGAGGAAGatcgcgaagccctacgaccagttGATTGTGGGCATTTAcaccactgtcggtcgtcagccttcccgctgatggaaacctgggaagggagggacccaagggaccccttgcgagcgtgagaagctgaagaagttggacacttctccggcttagaagcggggacggacgtccccgatgggtgggatgatgttgctcctgaggtaggtggcacaggagcaacccggtgggtagagcccccccactggcgagggggcaggaggagttgtactacTCATCGATCTGGCCGGAATTcgagaaactgatggggctagcacagatgttgtagcagcggcgtaggaagatgtcattctcacaggatggagtcggtcgtatttccgtttggcctcagtataggtcagtcggtccagggtcttatattccatgattttacgctctttctggaagattctgcagtctggcaagtaaggtgaatggtgctccccgcagttgacacagatgggaggcggggcacatggagtattgggatgtgatgggagtccgcaatctcgacatgtgaggctggaggTGCAGACGTGACATcaatagaccatcaccttgaccttttccggtaatgtatcaccctcaaaggccaagatgaaggcaccggtagcaatctgattttccttcggaccccgatgaaagCGCCTGATGAAATGTACACCTGGgtgctctaaattggcgcacagctcgtcatcagactgcaaaagaaggtccttatggtaaataactccctggaccatatttaaactcttatggggtgtgatcgtaacggcaacatcccccaacttgtcacaagcaagtaaccgttgtgactgggcagaggatgccgtttccTGAcgcagagcgcattttggacaagccctccacctccccaaacttgtcctctaaatgctcgatgaagaactgaggctttgtggagagaaaagacgccccatcagctctcgtacaaactacgaatcggggcgaataactgctactaccatcctgagacttacgttcctcccacggtgtggccagtgAGGGGAacattttcggatcgtacttctgagcattaaattgagcccgagaacgcttagagactgctggtggctggccaccagtgaGAATTTGTTATGAGGTGTGATGGAACTTTTTCATCTTTGAGCATGTCACCGGAATGAAATGCCTCTGATTAGTCATTAATTAATAGTAATAAACACAGATCCATTTCTCAGTTTCTTCTACAAATCTATCATTAATACTTTCTCAACTCAAAACAGTGGCTTTGTTGATGCATAAGATCCTCTGTCAGTTCTGGAGCACACCAGAACTGGGCGAACTGTCCACCTCCGTTTCTCCTTGCCTAACTCAGCCCTTGACATGGCTAAAGACTGAAATGCCACGTGGTTGTAAGCCTCTGCATTAAATACTTGATTTCTCTTTGCTGAGATGGCTGTGTTGGCATGACCTTCAGTACGAGTGAGTTTGACTTGTTTCATTGTGGATCATCCCCTTGACACCACTCACTCTAATCGGAGGCTTTCCCCACAGGCACCGCTGTGCCACAGCAAAGGCTACCTGGTGTGGCAGTCGTTGCCTGGAACTCTAGTGGCCCAGATTGGACAGACATACTTGGGAAGGTTacggctcaggcatcagcagtgcaatccctgctTTTTCCAGCGATATGACCACGAAGGTACATGATGACATCTCTATGATGGATTGGCTATCGCAATAGATTTTGGGCGCAAACATAAATCCACTCTTCATAGTTGACAGAGAAGATCACAACACACATTAGATAGTCTATGCATCACATACTGCAACCTTCCCCTAATGATCCGCACTTCTGAGAAATTTAGGAAGTGAAGGTCAACCCTAAAAGGGGACCACAAGTATGTCAACAAGTTTAAGAGAAAGATTGCGAAATAAGctaaaaatgacaaatgttgtagtAATAGCCAAGTCACCAATGTAAAAGTCTGACTAGATATAAGACTCAAGTCACCTCTTAGGACAGGCAAGGAACTGCCACAGGTATATTCTAGCCCCTGACACCACAGGATGGTGTTTACATCATTTCTTTATCAAGGCTCCTCTTCGAAGAAGATGCTAATCAGAATTTCAGCAGAGCCTAACAGAGAAACTACTTAGTTCTTTCATGATGATTGCATCATAGATCAGGTTCTGGGATACTACTCTGCATTATGTAAGGAACCTGGCTGTCATTCTTTCTTCACTCTCCAATATTTCTTTGAGGGGAAAATGTCAAGTTGTACAGACATCAACATAAAATAAATGCTCAGATATGACACGGCATAAAATGCTCTGTAGACCAGGAAAGGGAACCATGTGAACAgtgggccgaggaagagagacagcagccaTTGCCGCTATATCGACTACTTCATTTCTGCATTTACCAACATGCcatgggatccagaggaatgccacagagatgcccccAAGTGGAGCATGTGGAGGCAGTCCTGGACGGGATAAAGCTTGGAGGTTGAGTAAAGAGCTGAGCGAAtccaagcatataatatactgtccCTACTGATGGTGACGGATGTATTGGaaagcctggagaacagtgtaaagctccgcaataaaaactgaacactggtcaggaagccgaaatctAACAGTGGTGTTGTCAATAAtacaggcactcccaacaccaaaggtggtcttggagccatctgtgtaaataaatgtggcatcctccatttgagCACATAGAGCatcaaatgcccgatgataaactcCAAGCTGACCAAGGTCACGGAGAAGACAGGTCCAAGGGCAAAGCCAAGGTGAACTTGTAcccccatttgtcaagaaagttttaggaaattggaaggaaTGTTAATGTAGCAGTTGATGGAAACAGACTCtgggtggtagtagagaggaagggctgcctgcatacctttaaaaaaaaaaggaggggcatGGGTCagatgagcaggcatggaagacagatgactattGTAACAACTCAGAAGGACAGCTTGCcaattggacagcagaggttcatcagtctcagcgtaaaggctctCCACAGGATTAGTAAAAAGGCTCCAGGCACTAAACGCAATTCATGGTGGTGGACAGAATCTAGACGCCAAAGGATAGATGCCCAtacagaggagtaaactatgcttccatagtccaatttcgagcacactaagaTGTGATATAGGCGGAGGAGCACCACTTTGTCAGCTCCCAAGGAGATACCACTCAGAAAATGGAAGGTGTTGAGGGATTGCAGACAGTGAGCCAAAAGATATGAAACatgggaagaccagcacagttttctgtcggAAGTAAGTCCCAAGAATCTGGCGACATTGCGAAATCCATGAATGGAAGGTCAACAGCGCCTAGACGTAGAGAAGGTGGATAAAACTCCatacgacgccaaaaatttacaccGCCGGGGCTATGGTAGTGTTGGATATCCTTAAAGGTGACTTCAGAACTAAAGTAAAGAATAAAATTGCTGCAATGAAGGCAGATTGACTTATTCATTATATTTAAAGGCGCAACTTCATAAAACAGATGCTTAGCATCATATCAAACCATTTACAGACTGTCTCAATTCCCAATATTCTAAAAAATTTCTGGGGTTTTCTCACATGAAATAATTCCCTGATTTCCCAGTTGTCCCAGGGCATATACATCCTAAACAAATTACAGTTGTAAAGTTAAGAATGACATGAATGAATACTGATTAACAGGCTGTCATTTCTGTGTACTTTATCTACATAAAACAGAAAATGAGATTTAGAGTGACCACttgcgaatatttttgtaaatggttAATGTGACAAATTTTTCTCTACTGAGAACCTCCCCACCTCTCAAAATTTAGGGCACAGCTTATTTTTGAGCCAATTTGGTATAATCATTTCTGAAATTCATTCACTCATCAATTAAGCATTTAATTTATCTGACATGTTTCAATGCAAGAACTCAGGAAGCAATGTGGCTCTTCTGCTATCCTCGCTCTATCAAAACTTTAGATTGATATCCACACTGTGGAACATTCTTGGACAGGAAGTTAATGGAAGATGTTAAAAGTCATAAATAACTCATTACAAAGAGGAATATAAAATATGAGGCATGATAATTATGCATAAAAACAATTACTGTGAGAAATTTAAACCCTTATAAGAGTACATTAGTATCTGTTGTTCATAACAACGTGCTGTTAGAAGCTATTACGTATTCACACAAACTTTGCTAGTGCTTTCACATCTGCCCAACAGAGCACGTAAGAACAGAACACGATtctgaaacaatttttaaaataaaacgattttcagtagcccaatgaGTCATAACACATTTATCAACAAATATGAGTGCACTAACATTTTGTGTGCATTACACCTTCACTTCTTGAGTTAATGGTTGTCAAAGTTACAGCCATCTGTTAGAAAGAAATATTCTCTGATTCCCAGCCAAGTGCAAAGACAGTCATGCAAAGATTTGTGTTAATACAACATTACTGTATGTTTACAACCAGTATGATTAAAGATAATTACACAACAGTGGTCGATGAGTGGGCGAACGTACCTTGATACAGCTAGATAGAATCCCCCTAAAGATATTAATGATATACCAATGTGGAACACAATCACAGTTGCACCATAATCTTTCACAGCTTGCTTTAGCTTTTGTTTTTGAGAGAGGGGCTTGTTTGCATCGTTAGTGCTGCAGTATCTTGTGGGCACAAAGCTGACCTGAGGAATTATATACTGACACCGAGTGCTTAGGCTTTTTTTTAGATTTAAATTTACCGGCAAAGCATTATTCCTGGAATTTAATCTGTCAAAACAGTTAAGTGCTAAAATACCTGATctcttatttttttcaaatttctcatGGGCTTCAGCAGCCGAATTTGAAAAGTGGGAATTTCTCAGCTCTTCGGCTACATATTTATCACTCTGGCCCCACTGTCCACCAGGCATGTTGAGGTAAGTGCTTTTGCCTTGTGATGAGAAGGGCTGTGGGACATTCGTCTGCATTACAGAACTCAAAGAAACAGCACCTCTGCAGTCGTAGCTTGCCACATGTGGATCAGAAGCATTTTCCATTTTCCCACAGCCATTCTCTTGCCAGTCAATGGAAACAG
The genomic region above belongs to Schistocerca serialis cubense isolate TAMUIC-IGC-003099 chromosome 6, iqSchSeri2.2, whole genome shotgun sequence and contains:
- the LOC126484105 gene encoding uncharacterized protein LOC126484105; this translates as MISSKYLFYGYTTTSARLHSIVRSNSGGNWFSGRNKQAPVVTTREGAAPLHKSTITQYPAAAPLPLPTNVEEFEAAEKACFSPERSRDISGPVITAKAVSIDWQENGCGKMENASDPHVASYDCRGAVSLSSVMQTNVPQPFSSQGKSTYLNMPGGQWGQSDKYVAEELRNSHFSNSAAEAHEKFEKNKRSGILALNCFDRLNSRNNALPVNLNLKKSLSTRCQYIIPQVSFVPTRYCSTNDANKPLSQKQKLKQAVKDYGATVIVFHIGISLISLGGFYLAVSSGLDVAALLRTFGASDVAAGASTFVVAYAVHKVCAPVRIGITLTAAPFIVRYLRRIGVLKVKTG